One genomic region from Natranaerobius trueperi encodes:
- the tatA gene encoding twin-arginine translocase TatA/TatE family subunit, translating into MFGGKFGMGELIIVLIIALVIFGPRKLPELGKALGKGLKEFRVATKEIQESVEEVDNEVRNATDGKEETDSTKS; encoded by the coding sequence ATGTTCGGTGGTAAGTTTGGCATGGGTGAACTAATAATTGTTTTGATTATAGCTTTAGTTATTTTTGGCCCTAGGAAACTTCCTGAACTTGGGAAAGCATTGGGTAAGGGACTAAAAGAATTTAGGGTAGCTACTAAAGAAATACAAGAGAGTGTTGAAGAAGTTGATAATGAGGTTAGAAACGCAACAGATGGAAAAGAAGAGACTGATAGTACTAAAAGCTAA
- the tatC gene encoding twin-arginine translocase subunit TatC produces the protein MTKEAGNMTFFQHIGELRQRIIWTILTLLVTMALGFTVSEQILDFLMEPAEKLHYTEPAEAFLTQLKIAIVAGIVIGSPVILYNIIAFILPALNKKEKRYLFISLPFALILFIVGVSFGYFIMLPIIYSFFIGFAREGTVKPIITLRSYVSFVLGLLIPFGLVFQLPMVSLILSQLDVINPNFLKINRKIVLFVIVLVAAFLTPPDVISQALMIVPLVLLFELSILVSSIVFKRKSK, from the coding sequence ATGACGAAAGAAGCTGGCAATATGACCTTTTTTCAGCATATAGGTGAATTAAGACAAAGGATAATTTGGACAATTTTAACTTTATTAGTAACTATGGCATTAGGGTTTACTGTTTCAGAACAAATTTTAGATTTTCTAATGGAGCCTGCTGAGAAGTTACATTATACTGAACCAGCTGAAGCTTTTTTAACACAGTTGAAAATTGCAATTGTAGCAGGTATTGTTATAGGTTCACCAGTGATTTTATATAATATTATTGCTTTCATTTTACCTGCACTTAACAAAAAAGAAAAACGATATTTGTTTATATCACTGCCATTTGCATTGATTTTATTTATAGTGGGAGTAAGTTTTGGTTATTTTATTATGCTACCAATTATCTATTCGTTTTTTATAGGTTTTGCTAGGGAAGGGACAGTCAAACCAATTATAACTTTAAGAAGTTATGTTTCTTTTGTACTAGGGTTACTTATACCCTTTGGTTTAGTATTTCAGCTCCCTATGGTTTCATTAATATTATCACAATTAGATGTTATAAATCCTAATTTTTTGAAGATTAATAGAAAAATTGTCCTATTTGTTATAGTTCTTGTAGCGGCTTTTTTAACACCACCTGATGTAATTTCACAAGCTTTAATGATAGTTCCTTTAGTTCTGCTTTTCGAGCTAAGTATATTAGTATCTAGTATTGTGTTTAAAAGGAAGAGTAAATGA
- the murB gene encoding UDP-N-acetylmuramate dehydrogenase — MSDIINQLKKGIAEDNIKINHSLASYTTFKIGGPADIFLSPSKIEEIEWALEVAKKEDINYYVLGNGSNVLIDDQGLRGMVIYLGENYTDVKVNGTNITAQSGVSLKELSLLALENNLTGLEFAVGIPGTLGGGVYMNAGAYGGQLGDAIEEVVCIVQGNIKTYQKDSIEFGYRSSTFQKEGAVILEGVVSLDKDKHTEIKKLMDDFTQRREDKQPVEMASAGSVFKRPEGYYAGKLIQDSGLKGHKIGGAQVSTKHCGFIVNIGNASSNDVKKMIQYIQQTVKAKFGVSLERELRYLG; from the coding sequence GTGAGTGATATAATTAATCAATTGAAAAAAGGAATAGCAGAGGATAATATTAAAATTAATCATAGTTTAGCTTCATACACTACATTTAAAATTGGAGGTCCTGCAGATATTTTCTTAAGCCCTTCAAAAATCGAAGAAATTGAATGGGCACTAGAAGTAGCTAAAAAAGAAGATATTAATTATTACGTACTAGGAAATGGTTCTAATGTGCTTATAGATGATCAAGGTTTACGTGGAATGGTAATTTATTTAGGTGAAAACTATACAGATGTAAAAGTAAATGGTACTAATATTACAGCACAGAGTGGAGTTTCATTGAAAGAACTTAGTCTTTTAGCTTTAGAAAATAATTTGACTGGTCTAGAGTTCGCAGTGGGTATTCCTGGAACCCTTGGTGGAGGAGTTTACATGAACGCAGGGGCATATGGTGGACAGTTAGGCGATGCTATAGAAGAAGTTGTTTGTATAGTTCAAGGTAATATTAAAACTTATCAAAAAGATAGTATTGAATTTGGATATAGAAGCAGTACTTTTCAAAAAGAAGGAGCAGTAATTCTCGAAGGGGTCGTTTCTCTAGATAAAGATAAACATACAGAGATAAAAAAACTAATGGATGATTTTACACAGCGAAGAGAGGATAAGCAACCAGTTGAGATGGCTTCTGCAGGTTCGGTATTTAAACGTCCTGAAGGTTATTATGCTGGAAAACTTATTCAAGATAGTGGATTAAAGGGTCATAAAATTGGAGGAGCGCAAGTATCGACTAAACATTGTGGTTTTATAGTTAATATAGGTAATGCTTCTAGTAATGATGTAAAAAAAATGATTCAATATATCCAACAAACAGTTAAAGCAAAGTTTGGAGTCTCTTTAGAAAGAGAACTAAGATACTTAGGATAA
- a CDS encoding 4Fe-4S dicluster domain-containing protein — MRKFETEVQKINHEIMSELTKLVLENKLLDEINGLPQKIISGNKARYRCCVYKERAIITERVRLDMGLSPNNDKDNTFLKDDYEKADHRVDKPVVQAMDKACDECPINRFTVTEACRGCVAHYCLESCPVDAISLINRQAFINQDKCIECGKCKKACPYNAISDVRRPCSTVCVVDAVKVNSDRKIHIEQDQCLSCGACIDGCPFGAIASKSNIISFLEDTAGGDKIHAIIAPSIVGQFGPKVEVSQIFEALKDLGMDSVHEAAKGADIVAYHEAKEFNSYIDELKFMMSSCCPVFVNLVKKFYPELASHLSTTVSPMVALGRKFRKEYPEDKIVFIGPCIAKKDEAVERELQDAIDYVLTFEEICAVFEGAGINPSDYDIEKDDTVVSRLGRNFAKSGGVGEAVKSTVTELDPSREVRITRCNGLEECKKVLDSIKKGGTDFNFIEGMGCQEGCIGGPGNLVRPHKLKNMLKKFGEESSYNSVVSVQENEMDLKLTRSHKE; from the coding sequence ATGAGAAAATTTGAAACAGAAGTTCAAAAAATCAATCACGAAATTATGAGTGAACTAACCAAACTTGTTCTTGAGAATAAGTTATTAGATGAAATTAACGGCTTACCACAAAAAATTATATCAGGAAATAAAGCACGCTATCGATGCTGTGTTTACAAAGAACGAGCTATTATCACAGAGAGAGTTAGACTTGATATGGGACTTAGTCCAAACAATGACAAAGATAATACCTTTTTAAAGGATGATTATGAAAAAGCTGATCATAGGGTAGATAAGCCTGTTGTACAAGCTATGGATAAAGCTTGTGATGAATGCCCTATTAATCGGTTTACAGTAACTGAAGCTTGTCGAGGTTGTGTAGCTCACTATTGTTTAGAAAGTTGTCCAGTAGATGCAATCAGTTTAATTAACCGGCAAGCTTTTATCAATCAAGATAAATGTATTGAATGTGGGAAGTGTAAAAAGGCTTGTCCTTACAATGCTATTTCTGATGTAAGACGTCCATGTAGTACAGTTTGTGTTGTTGATGCTGTTAAAGTAAATAGTGATAGAAAGATTCATATAGAACAGGATCAATGTCTTAGCTGCGGGGCTTGTATTGATGGGTGTCCTTTTGGTGCCATAGCTTCTAAGTCAAATATTATATCATTTTTAGAAGATACTGCTGGAGGAGATAAAATTCATGCTATTATTGCACCATCTATAGTTGGACAATTTGGCCCTAAAGTAGAAGTTTCTCAAATATTTGAAGCTCTCAAAGATTTAGGAATGGACTCAGTACATGAGGCTGCTAAGGGGGCAGATATTGTAGCTTATCATGAGGCTAAAGAATTCAATTCATATATAGATGAACTAAAATTTATGATGAGTTCTTGCTGTCCTGTATTTGTTAATTTAGTTAAAAAGTTCTACCCAGAGTTAGCTAGTCATTTATCTACTACTGTTTCTCCTATGGTTGCTTTAGGGCGTAAATTTAGAAAAGAATATCCAGAAGATAAAATTGTTTTTATTGGTCCGTGTATAGCTAAGAAAGATGAAGCCGTTGAAAGAGAGTTACAAGATGCTATAGATTATGTATTAACATTTGAAGAGATTTGTGCTGTTTTTGAAGGGGCTGGTATAAATCCGTCTGACTATGATATAGAAAAAGATGATACTGTTGTAAGTCGTCTTGGAAGAAACTTTGCTAAGAGCGGTGGTGTTGGAGAAGCTGTAAAAAGTACTGTAACAGAGTTAGACCCTAGTCGAGAAGTGAGAATAACTAGATGTAATGGTTTAGAAGAGTGTAAAAAAGTATTAGATTCTATAAAGAAGGGTGGTACAGATTTTAATTTTATCGAAGGTATGGGGTGTCAAGAAGGATGTATAGGAGGTCCTGGAAATTTAGTAAGGCCTCATAAATTAAAAAACATGTTAAAAAAATTCGGTGAAGAATCATCTTACAATAGTGTAGTTTCAGTTCAAGAAAATGAAATGGATCTGAAGTTAACTAGATCACATAAAGAGTAG